One segment of Ipomoea triloba cultivar NCNSP0323 chromosome 12, ASM357664v1 DNA contains the following:
- the LOC116000375 gene encoding nuclear transport factor 2-like has product MAMQTTTPATVSGPSAQLVGNAFVEQYYLILHHSPDQLYRFYQESSVLSRPDPDGSMTSVTTMDRINDKIRSLDYKNYDAEIKTADSQSSYNGGVIVLVTGCLTGKDNLKRKFTQTFFLAPQDKGYYVLNDVFRYVEQDEADSNAKMVNEADDEPTVPSPDPEPAHVPDCLNANPASSDTEEVTNVGTKIHDSLEGEEQVSDEREIFVATESHINENQTSASLESTTSAIQDDAPKKSYASILSSQMNKGPTKIYVPTNASRMKTEKQSASMVAQVPVPEAESPAPIARSTAIDESQNAQEEAEGHSIYVRNLPFNITVAELEAEFNKYGPIKHGGIQVRSNRQQGFCFGFVEFHALNSMNNAIQDSPIMIGDRQAVVEIKRTTTRVGMGRGRFGSGRGFRNDRFREHGDFRGGRGSYGRGDFGDGEFGRGQGGRGRGGGRRGGWSRNAASSSPH; this is encoded by the exons ATGGCCATGCAAACTACAACACCAGCAACAGTTTCTGGACCCAGTGCACAATTGGTTGGAAATGCTTTTGTGGAACAATATTACCTTATTCTGCATCACTCACCAGACCAGCTCTACAGATTTTATCAGGAGTCAAGTGTGTTAAGTCGCCCAGATCCTGATGGTTCTATGACATCTGTGACAACCATGGAT CGTATTAATGATAAGATAcgttccttggattacaagaaCTACGATGCAGAGATAAAAACTGCAGATTCTCAGAGTTCCTACAATGGTGGGGTGATTGTTTTGGTAACTGGTTGTTTAACTGGAAAGGACAATTTAAAAAGGAAGTTCACGCAGACGTTTTTCCTTGCTCCGCAAGACAAAGGCTATTATGTTCTGAATGATGTCTTTAGGTATGTTGAACAAGATGAGGCAGATTCTAATGCAAAAATGGTTAATGAAGCTGATGATGAACCAACAGTTCCAAGCCCTGATCCAG AACCTGCTCATGTGCCTGATTGTCTTAACGCCAACCCAGCTAGCTCTGATACAGAAGAGGTTACAAATGTTGGCACAAAAATCCATGACTCATTGGAAGGTGAGGAACAAGTTAGTGATGAAAGAGAAATTTTCGTGGCTACTGAATCTCATATAAATGAGAATCAAACCTCTGCAAGTTTGGAATCAACTACTTCTGCTATCCAAGATGATgctccaaaaaagtcatatgcATCAATTCTAAGTTCACAGATGAATAAAGGACCGACAAAAATATATGTACCTACTAATGCTTCGAggatgaaaactgaaaagcagTCAGCTAGTATGGTAGCACAAGTTCCAGTACCTGAAGCTGAATCACCAGCTCCAATTGCCCGCAGCACTGCTATTGATGAAAGCCAGAATGCTCAAGAAGAAG CTGAGGGTCATTCCATTTATGTCCGAAATTTGCCTTTCAATATTACAGTAGCTGAATTAGAGGCTGAATTTAACAAATATGGACCTATCAAGCACGGAGGTATCCAAGTCAGAAGTAACAGG CAACAAGGATTCTGTTTTGGCTTTGTTGAATTTCATGCTTTGAACTCAATGAACAATGCTATACAG GATTCACCCATTATGATTGGGGATCGTCAAGCTGTGGTTGAGATAAAAAGAACTACAACTCGAG TTGGCATGGGGAGAGGTCGGTTTGGTTCCGGTAGAGGGTTTCGAAATGATAGATTCAGGGAGCACGGGGATTTCAGAGGAGGTCGCGGCAGCTATGGCAGAGGTGATTTTGGAGATGGTGAATTTGGTAGGGGCCAAGGTGGGCGAGGGAGGGGAGGAGGACGAAGAGGTGGTTGGAGCCGAAATGCAGCTTCATCATCACCACACTAA